ATCAAGTACTTATTACTATGCTAAAGATTTTTGTCTTTTTCTTCATGGGGCTGGTGTGCATATCTGATAATAAAAAGCTGAAGCTTTTTGCCTTTATTTTACCCGTAGCAGCACTTTACCTGACTTACTGGGCCAATATGCAGTATCTTTCAGGACGATTTTTCATTCGTCTGCAAGGTCCTCACGATATCACTGGTGCAGGTATGTATCGGGACGAAAACAACTTTGCCATGCTCTTTGTAACGGCTATTCCCTTTTTCTTTTATCTGGGCTGGTATTTCAAGCGCTGGTACTTGAGATGGGGAGCGTGGCTGGTGGTGCCCTTTGCCTGGCACGCGATATTTCTAACGGCCTCGCGGGGTGGGCTTGTGGGAGCAGCCTTTGTTAGTTTTCTGGCAGGAATCCGCAGCCCCAAAAAGATCATAGGTTTTGCCCTTATCCCTGCGTTTATTGTTGCTTACGTATGGCAAGGGGGCTCTACGATCAAAGAAAGGACACAAGAAACTATTATAAAAGCAGAAGAAGAGACAAGTGCTGTGGACCCACGCCTTGAGGCATGGGAAGCAGGCCTAAAAATGTTTTTGGCACACCCTTTTACAGGGGTTGGTTTAGCATCTTTTGGGCAGGCCTTCCCTGATTTTTCGGATGCCAAACCCAAAGTTGCTCACAGCACCTATATACAGATTTTGGCGGAGTCAGGAATTTTTGC
The sequence above is drawn from the Thermodesulfatator atlanticus DSM 21156 genome and encodes:
- a CDS encoding O-antigen ligase family protein — its product is MGKIALFLLLVVNAFYSLANPWFGVCAGYLFNILGPQYIWWWHFQGLRAFYLIAVPTCVGFIFSSIRGALNYEIIKNKLVLFAVLYFLFVFLSYFTGPYVNVINEWRFYDPYQVLITMLKIFVFFFMGLVCISDNKKLKLFAFILPVAALYLTYWANMQYLSGRFFIRLQGPHDITGAGMYRDENNFAMLFVTAIPFFFYLGWYFKRWYLRWGAWLVVPFAWHAIFLTASRGGLVGAAFVSFLAGIRSPKKIIGFALIPAFIVAYVWQGGSTIKERTQETIIKAEEETSAVDPRLEAWEAGLKMFLAHPFTGVGLASFGQAFPDFSDAKPKVAHSTYIQILAESGIFAAFSYVFFMLSCLWGLFRFRDQFSAGSFEYYLCDAVLVSLCGFLTCALFLTLNGFEIQFYLAILANTLIYLAKKQSVISER